Proteins encoded within one genomic window of Gloeobacter kilaueensis JS1:
- a CDS encoding D-alanine--D-alanine ligase, translating to MRIAVLSGGDSPEREVSLASGRAVQAALEKLGHTVRPIDPGPDLPLRLAEEAPDFVWIALHGDKGENGSLQGLLDWMGLPYNGSGVTASALAMDKVAAKRLFVSENIPTPAYRVATAVPDLALSEAWSRDLGLPLVIKPADGGSTVGVTIARSIEGIPEAVRLALEYCRQVLIEQYIPGQEITVALLDGLVLPAIEIVPQGREFYDYEAKYAPGGSRHLIPPRLDADVLKASIDAAYRACQVVGSTGLVRADVRVDPQGRPWVLEVNTLPGMTSTSLAPEAAQAAGIDFEHLVQRIIDRSLD from the coding sequence ATGCGCATCGCGGTGCTCTCGGGGGGCGACTCGCCCGAGCGCGAGGTTTCCCTCGCCAGTGGCCGGGCAGTCCAGGCGGCCCTTGAGAAACTGGGCCACACCGTCCGTCCCATCGATCCAGGCCCGGATCTGCCGCTACGCCTGGCCGAAGAAGCGCCCGATTTTGTCTGGATTGCCCTGCACGGCGACAAGGGCGAGAACGGCTCGCTGCAGGGGTTGCTCGACTGGATGGGCCTGCCCTACAACGGTTCGGGGGTGACGGCGAGTGCGCTCGCGATGGACAAGGTGGCAGCCAAGCGGCTATTCGTCTCAGAAAACATTCCCACCCCCGCTTACCGGGTGGCGACCGCCGTTCCTGACCTGGCATTAAGTGAAGCCTGGAGCCGCGATCTGGGTCTGCCCCTGGTCATCAAGCCGGCGGACGGTGGCTCGACTGTCGGTGTGACGATCGCCCGTTCGATCGAAGGGATTCCCGAGGCGGTGCGGCTGGCGCTCGAGTACTGTCGGCAGGTGCTCATCGAGCAGTACATTCCGGGGCAGGAGATTACCGTCGCCCTGCTGGACGGACTGGTGTTGCCGGCGATCGAGATTGTCCCCCAGGGGCGCGAATTTTATGATTACGAAGCGAAGTACGCCCCCGGCGGTTCCCGCCACCTCATCCCGCCCAGACTCGACGCCGACGTGCTCAAAGCGAGCATCGACGCTGCCTACCGCGCCTGCCAGGTCGTGGGCAGCACCGGATTGGTCCGCGCCGACGTGCGCGTCGATCCGCAGGGACGGCCCTGGGTGCTGGAGGTCAACACCCTGCCCGGCATGACCAGCACCTCCCTCGCCCCCGAAGCGGCCCAGGCGGCAGGCATCGATTTCGAGCACCTCGTTCAGCGCATCATCGATCGATCCCTCGATTAG
- the drmD gene encoding DISARM system SNF2-like helicase DrmD: MTLAPGQVVRVRSRQYLVENIQQGRSAAEATLVALSCLEDDALGERLEVLWEREADAQEVSGTAWGTVAGSGFDQPQKFSAYLHTLRWHCVTATDPKLFQAPYRAGIEVKAYQLAPLRKALLLPRVNLFIADDVGLGKTIEAGLILREMLMRQKVRRVVIGCPPSVVRQWAEEMESRFGLLFQIFDRQFVSQCRQERGWGINPWTTHSRFIISQALLRDEAYAEPLRAWLGDFAPGAMLILDEAHNAAPASGTKYAIDSQLTRVVRDLAPRFEHKLFLSATPHNGHSNSFAALLEMLDPQRFCRGVPIKNAKQLDAVMVRRLKSDLREVGEEFPRREVIALRLAGLDEDAPELLLSRLLADYRRLRETKLKDAPRAQATAAMLVLTSLQKRLLSSIEAFYRTLGVHKKALGRQAERRPFITRNLSLLVTGVGPDDERADLSEEDVVLEEEAQIERASAAGAAEDLSEEIALVERMLQVAGSVRYDPDVKVLALADWLRENLCPDLGQPGARWLDRRVLIFTEYIDTKRYLVEQLESLIVRSDRAEERIAAFHGGMSDERREELKSAFNAAPADSPLRILVATDAAREGVNLQNHCADLFHFDIPWNPGRMEQRNGRIDRKLQRSAAIRCYYFVLPQRSEDRVLDVLVRKTQTIQQELGSLSPVLEQRVERLLEAGIRPEQVAQIEAAIEGADEAGDDGPGLAAVREELESSRVRLEPLQKELADLQELLKISRDWLGLSDNHFREALNASLAILGAGDLVPVSEAEARHDPARARWVFPAIDERFGADPSWAATLDTLRGARQPGQKPWQWRKESPIRPVIFRDPGNLDGKVVHLHLEQRVVKRLLGRFLSQGFVHDELSRACVVLTDDPRPKVVVLGRLSLYGELAARLHDEVIAVAAEWIPPERRGRSRLQPLTLAGQGDVLALVEASLATPRLWEVGESARALLKNAAAQDVEELEPHLKRRSDILAERATKKLSERGLKEAAEMRKLLEEQRRLIEKRFQDTGGDRQLELRFAADERRQLEADRRHWQRRLTDLEAELTTEPARIEANYQIKAVRIEPVGIVYLWPVSG; this comes from the coding sequence GTGACTCTTGCTCCGGGGCAGGTCGTGCGCGTCAGGTCGAGGCAGTATCTGGTGGAGAATATCCAACAGGGACGCTCAGCAGCAGAAGCTACGCTTGTTGCCCTCTCCTGCCTGGAAGACGACGCTTTGGGAGAGCGCCTGGAGGTGCTCTGGGAGCGGGAGGCCGACGCTCAGGAGGTAAGTGGGACGGCGTGGGGGACCGTAGCCGGGTCCGGATTCGACCAGCCACAAAAATTTTCTGCCTACCTGCACACGTTGCGCTGGCACTGTGTCACCGCTACTGACCCAAAACTCTTCCAGGCTCCTTACCGGGCAGGTATCGAGGTCAAAGCTTACCAGCTTGCGCCGCTGCGCAAAGCTCTGCTGTTGCCTCGGGTAAATTTGTTTATCGCCGACGATGTGGGACTCGGCAAGACGATCGAGGCCGGATTGATCCTCCGCGAGATGCTGATGCGCCAGAAGGTGCGCCGGGTGGTGATCGGCTGCCCGCCGTCGGTGGTGCGCCAGTGGGCGGAGGAGATGGAAAGTCGCTTTGGCCTGCTCTTTCAGATCTTCGATCGCCAGTTCGTCTCCCAGTGCCGTCAGGAGCGCGGCTGGGGAATCAACCCCTGGACAACCCACAGCCGCTTTATCATCTCTCAGGCTCTACTGAGAGACGAAGCGTATGCCGAGCCGTTGCGCGCCTGGCTGGGAGACTTTGCTCCAGGGGCGATGCTCATCCTCGACGAAGCCCACAACGCTGCCCCTGCCAGCGGTACGAAGTACGCCATCGATTCGCAGCTCACGCGGGTCGTGCGCGACCTCGCCCCGCGCTTCGAGCACAAGCTCTTTCTCTCGGCCACTCCGCACAACGGGCATTCCAACAGTTTCGCCGCCCTGCTGGAGATGCTCGATCCCCAGCGCTTCTGTCGGGGAGTGCCGATCAAGAATGCGAAGCAACTGGACGCAGTAATGGTCAGGCGGCTCAAAAGCGACCTCCGCGAAGTGGGCGAAGAGTTTCCGAGGCGCGAGGTGATCGCCCTGCGCCTGGCGGGGCTGGACGAGGATGCGCCGGAGTTGCTCCTTTCGCGCCTATTGGCCGATTATCGCAGGCTACGAGAAACCAAACTCAAAGATGCCCCCCGCGCCCAGGCAACGGCGGCAATGCTGGTGCTCACCTCTCTCCAGAAGCGACTGCTCTCATCGATCGAAGCGTTCTACCGCACGCTCGGTGTGCATAAAAAAGCGCTCGGGCGGCAGGCCGAACGGCGTCCGTTTATCACCCGGAACCTGTCGCTTCTAGTGACAGGGGTTGGCCCCGACGATGAGCGGGCCGATCTTAGCGAGGAGGATGTCGTCCTGGAAGAAGAAGCGCAGATCGAGCGGGCAAGCGCTGCCGGTGCTGCCGAAGATCTAAGCGAAGAAATCGCCCTCGTAGAGCGGATGCTGCAGGTGGCAGGCAGTGTCCGCTACGACCCCGACGTTAAAGTGCTGGCACTGGCGGACTGGCTGCGGGAGAACCTCTGCCCGGATCTGGGCCAGCCCGGTGCGCGCTGGTTAGATCGGCGAGTACTGATCTTTACAGAGTACATCGACACCAAGCGCTACTTGGTGGAGCAGTTAGAGAGCCTCATCGTCCGTTCTGACCGGGCCGAAGAGCGAATCGCTGCTTTTCATGGCGGCATGAGCGACGAGCGGCGCGAAGAGCTGAAAAGCGCCTTCAATGCGGCTCCAGCCGATTCTCCCCTGCGGATTCTGGTCGCCACCGACGCTGCCCGCGAAGGGGTCAACCTCCAAAATCACTGCGCCGACCTGTTCCACTTCGATATTCCCTGGAACCCAGGCCGGATGGAGCAGCGCAATGGCCGCATCGATCGCAAGTTGCAGCGTTCAGCGGCGATCCGCTGCTACTACTTCGTGTTGCCCCAGCGCAGCGAGGACCGCGTGCTGGATGTGCTGGTGCGCAAGACCCAGACGATTCAACAGGAACTGGGCAGTCTCTCGCCGGTACTGGAACAGCGGGTCGAGCGGCTGCTCGAAGCGGGCATTCGCCCGGAGCAAGTGGCCCAGATCGAAGCGGCAATCGAGGGAGCCGACGAGGCGGGAGACGATGGGCCGGGCCTCGCCGCAGTGCGCGAAGAATTAGAAAGTTCGCGGGTGCGCCTTGAGCCGCTGCAAAAGGAACTGGCCGATCTGCAGGAATTGCTCAAGATCTCCCGCGACTGGTTGGGTCTGAGCGACAATCACTTTCGCGAGGCGCTGAATGCGTCGCTTGCCATCCTCGGTGCCGGTGACCTGGTGCCCGTGAGTGAAGCGGAGGCCCGCCACGATCCGGCGCGGGCACGGTGGGTATTTCCAGCCATAGACGAGCGCTTTGGAGCGGACCCGAGTTGGGCTGCGACCCTCGATACCCTGCGCGGAGCGCGGCAACCCGGTCAGAAGCCCTGGCAGTGGCGCAAGGAATCACCGATCCGGCCCGTGATCTTTCGCGATCCGGGCAACCTCGATGGCAAAGTCGTCCACCTGCACCTGGAGCAGCGGGTGGTCAAGCGCCTGTTGGGCCGCTTTCTCTCCCAGGGCTTTGTCCACGACGAACTCAGCCGCGCCTGCGTCGTTCTCACCGATGATCCCAGGCCAAAGGTCGTCGTCCTCGGGCGGCTGTCGCTCTACGGCGAACTGGCGGCCCGCCTGCACGACGAGGTGATTGCGGTGGCAGCCGAATGGATACCGCCTGAAAGGCGCGGACGCAGCAGGCTCCAGCCCCTCACCCTTGCCGGGCAGGGGGACGTGCTCGCTCTGGTCGAAGCGTCCCTGGCAACCCCGCGCCTCTGGGAGGTGGGTGAGAGTGCAAGGGCACTGCTCAAAAATGCCGCCGCCCAGGATGTCGAGGAACTGGAACCGCACCTGAAACGGCGCTCCGACATTTTGGCGGAACGGGCAACGAAGAAGTTGAGTGAGCGCGGCCTCAAGGAAGCAGCCGAGATGCGCAAGTTGCTCGAAGAGCAGCGCAGGCTCATCGAAAAGCGCTTTCAAGACACCGGGGGCGACCGACAACTCGAACTGCGCTTCGCTGCGGACGAGCGGCGGCAATTAGAGGCGGATCGGCGGCACTGGCAACGGCGGCTCACCGACCTCGAAGCGGAGCTGACAACTGAACCCGCCCGCATCGAAGCCAACTACCAGATCAAGGCGGTGCGGATCGAACCGGTGGGCATCGTCTACCTCTGGCCTGTTTCGGGGTGA
- a CDS encoding Eco57I restriction-modification methylase domain-containing protein: MADNTVLQAHRQWLGLLQPVGLVVSPLALVRAGAIVNHNVFALQQELQDLLAEARETADGIDNYPIDFERFAGRLLGWEADDLAGSADGPELPEDLSVALPDLGELLTPRYAVFDLDAERKGLLLVQVLPPGADLDAATHDSAWTASAQARMERLLRENEISIGILWNSRTLRLIYYPKGESSGHLDFPVETMATVGGRPILGALQMLLGADRLFNLPADRRLEALLAASRKYQNEVSNRLADQVLDALWELLRGFQMADEAADGRLLGEVARSAPSHIYGGLIAVLMRLVFLLYAEDRGLMPQDPIYERGYSLTGLFERLRIDWGNYPDTMDQRFGAWAALLSLFRLAFEGAAHGEFSLPARQGQLFNPDEYPFLEGRPWQTNRVMGERIQPPRVPDGVIYRVLDKLLVLGGERLSYRSLDVEQIGSVYEAVMGFAVERAGGRSIGLTSKPKGSKVSVTVVVDLDRLLATKPGERAKWLKDNAGCEVTGNALNELKKATTPEQLNAALEKRISKRTAGLLPAGSLYLQPGEERRRTGSHYTPRTLTEPIVRHTLEPVIANLGAQPTADQILNLKICDPAMGSGAFLVEACRQLAEHLVEAWNVHRSQPAIPADEDPLLHARRLVAQRCLYGVDKNPFAVNLAKLSLWLVTLAKEHPFTFLDHALKHGDSLVGLGRENIGAFSWIPQAPHYGPLFQNISRQIDDARHYREQIADLGDDGDTQKRQLHKETEDALAEARLAGDLIVAAYFSSEKDAAREAYRKAVRQKFEDWQSGSDYINDLLSIAQSLREQEKPLPPFHWEIEFPEVFGRTNPGFDCFIGNPPFAGKNTTINSNPEGYLDWLKVLHPGSHGNADIVAHFFRRTFNLLNQGGTIGLIATNTIAQGDTRSTGLRWICLNEGTIYRTQKRLKWPGLAAVVVSVVNIHKGMYSGQKTLDGIAVPEITAFLFHTGGSDDPVTLEANAGKSFQGSILLGMGFTFDDTNAEASPVAEMERLIQKDPRNAERIFPYIGGDEVNNSPTHAHRRYVINFADFPLQRENLGKSWFVATEREQETWLRSGIVPADYPGPVAVDWPDLLHIVEEKVKPRRLLDNRASYRKFWWQFAEKRTDLFQAIQSLTRVLVINCGASKFISFTWLQSNTIYANTLDIIVVETDNGFGILQSRIHEIWARFFGSSMKDDLRYTPSDCFETFPFPESWGSNLMLEAAGQEYYGFRAALMIRNNQGLTDTYNRFHDPNEFNPDILELRELHAAMDRAVLNAYGWTDIPTGCEFLLDYEDEESEEESSSRQKKKPWRYRWPDEVRDEVLARLLELNRQRAEEEQFAGLAAQQAPAKRKGGPRARKPEQEPPALPGL; encoded by the coding sequence ATGGCGGACAACACGGTACTACAAGCGCACAGGCAATGGCTGGGACTCCTGCAGCCGGTTGGTCTGGTTGTCTCGCCTCTGGCCCTTGTGCGCGCCGGGGCGATCGTCAATCACAACGTCTTTGCCCTGCAACAGGAATTACAGGATCTGCTCGCCGAAGCCAGAGAAACAGCGGACGGAATCGACAATTATCCTATCGACTTCGAGCGCTTCGCCGGACGCCTTTTGGGCTGGGAAGCTGACGATCTGGCCGGTAGCGCGGACGGGCCAGAATTGCCGGAAGATCTGAGCGTCGCCCTGCCGGATCTAGGAGAACTGCTCACCCCCCGCTACGCAGTCTTTGATCTTGACGCAGAGCGCAAGGGGCTGCTTCTGGTCCAGGTTCTCCCACCGGGAGCGGACCTCGACGCCGCCACCCACGACAGCGCCTGGACGGCCAGTGCCCAGGCCCGGATGGAGCGCTTGCTGCGCGAGAACGAGATCTCCATCGGCATTCTCTGGAATTCTCGAACGCTGCGCCTCATCTACTATCCAAAGGGCGAATCGTCGGGGCACCTCGATTTTCCGGTAGAGACGATGGCCACCGTGGGCGGACGGCCCATTCTCGGTGCGCTACAGATGCTTCTCGGAGCCGATCGCCTCTTTAACCTGCCCGCCGACCGCCGACTGGAAGCACTGCTGGCCGCCAGCCGCAAGTACCAGAACGAAGTCTCAAACCGGCTGGCAGACCAGGTTCTCGACGCTCTATGGGAGTTATTGCGCGGTTTTCAGATGGCCGACGAGGCTGCCGATGGGCGGCTATTGGGCGAGGTGGCCCGGAGCGCGCCCAGCCACATCTACGGCGGGCTGATTGCGGTCCTGATGCGGCTGGTGTTTTTGCTCTACGCCGAGGACCGGGGCTTGATGCCCCAAGATCCGATTTACGAGCGCGGTTACTCGCTCACCGGCCTCTTCGAGCGGTTGCGCATCGACTGGGGCAACTACCCCGATACGATGGACCAGCGCTTCGGAGCCTGGGCCGCACTGCTGAGTTTGTTTCGCCTGGCCTTCGAGGGGGCGGCCCACGGCGAATTTTCGCTACCGGCCCGCCAGGGCCAGTTGTTCAACCCCGACGAGTACCCCTTTTTAGAGGGCCGCCCCTGGCAGACGAACCGGGTAATGGGCGAGCGCATCCAGCCGCCCCGCGTGCCGGACGGAGTGATCTACCGGGTGCTCGACAAGCTGCTCGTACTGGGGGGCGAACGGCTCTCCTACCGTTCCCTCGATGTCGAGCAAATTGGTTCAGTTTACGAGGCGGTGATGGGTTTTGCCGTCGAGCGGGCCGGTGGTCGGTCCATTGGCCTGACGAGCAAGCCCAAAGGCTCGAAGGTCTCGGTGACGGTCGTCGTCGATCTCGATCGCTTGCTTGCGACGAAGCCGGGCGAGCGGGCGAAGTGGCTCAAGGACAACGCCGGGTGCGAAGTGACGGGCAACGCCCTGAACGAACTCAAAAAAGCGACCACCCCCGAGCAACTGAATGCCGCCCTCGAAAAGCGGATCTCGAAGCGCACCGCCGGGCTTTTACCGGCGGGTTCTCTCTACCTGCAGCCAGGCGAAGAGCGGCGGCGAACCGGTTCGCACTACACCCCGCGCACCCTGACCGAACCTATCGTCCGCCACACCCTGGAGCCGGTGATCGCCAACCTGGGAGCCCAGCCCACCGCCGACCAGATTCTAAATCTCAAAATCTGCGACCCGGCGATGGGTTCCGGAGCCTTTCTGGTCGAAGCCTGCCGCCAGTTGGCCGAGCATCTGGTGGAAGCCTGGAACGTGCATCGATCCCAGCCTGCCATCCCCGCCGACGAAGATCCCCTGCTGCACGCCCGCCGCCTGGTCGCCCAGCGCTGCCTCTACGGCGTGGACAAAAACCCCTTCGCCGTCAACCTGGCCAAACTCTCACTGTGGCTGGTCACCCTCGCCAAAGAACATCCTTTTACTTTCCTCGACCACGCCCTCAAACACGGCGACTCGCTGGTGGGCCTGGGCCGCGAAAACATCGGTGCCTTCAGTTGGATACCCCAAGCTCCCCACTACGGGCCGCTCTTCCAGAACATCAGCCGCCAGATCGATGATGCCCGCCACTACCGCGAACAGATTGCCGACCTGGGCGACGACGGTGACACCCAAAAGCGACAACTGCACAAAGAAACCGAGGACGCCCTCGCCGAAGCCCGTCTGGCCGGAGATCTGATCGTCGCCGCCTACTTTTCATCTGAGAAAGACGCAGCGCGAGAAGCCTATCGTAAGGCGGTGCGCCAAAAATTCGAGGACTGGCAAAGTGGCAGCGATTATATCAATGACTTGTTGTCCATTGCCCAAAGTTTGCGCGAACAGGAAAAACCGCTCCCGCCCTTCCACTGGGAGATTGAATTTCCAGAAGTCTTTGGACGCACCAATCCAGGCTTCGACTGTTTCATCGGCAACCCACCGTTCGCCGGGAAGAACACAACGATCAACTCTAATCCAGAGGGTTATCTCGACTGGCTGAAAGTGCTGCATCCAGGCTCCCACGGCAACGCCGATATCGTTGCCCACTTCTTCCGTCGCACTTTCAACCTCCTGAACCAGGGAGGAACCATAGGTTTAATCGCCACCAACACGATTGCTCAGGGTGACACGCGCAGTACCGGCCTGCGCTGGATCTGCTTGAACGAGGGAACGATCTACCGCACTCAAAAGCGCCTGAAGTGGCCTGGCCTGGCTGCGGTCGTCGTCAGCGTGGTCAACATCCATAAGGGAATGTACAGCGGACAGAAAACTCTAGATGGAATTGCAGTTCCAGAAATTACAGCGTTCTTGTTCCATACAGGTGGCAGCGATGATCCTGTTACTTTAGAAGCGAATGCGGGCAAAAGCTTTCAAGGCAGTATCCTTCTTGGCATGGGCTTCACCTTTGACGACACCAATGCTGAAGCCAGCCCGGTTGCCGAGATGGAACGCCTGATCCAAAAAGATCCTCGCAACGCCGAGAGAATCTTTCCCTACATCGGCGGTGATGAGGTCAATAACAGCCCGACCCATGCGCACCGCCGCTACGTGATCAACTTCGCTGACTTTCCTTTGCAAAGAGAAAATTTAGGCAAATCCTGGTTCGTAGCGACAGAACGAGAGCAGGAAACGTGGTTGCGCTCGGGCATCGTACCGGCTGATTATCCTGGGCCAGTTGCAGTTGATTGGCCGGATCTATTGCATATTGTGGAAGAGAAGGTGAAGCCAAGACGATTGCTTGATAATCGAGCTTCATATAGGAAGTTTTGGTGGCAGTTCGCCGAGAAGAGGACCGACTTGTTTCAGGCGATTCAAAGTTTGACACGGGTGTTAGTGATTAATTGCGGGGCATCAAAATTCATATCCTTTACTTGGCTTCAGTCCAACACGATATATGCAAATACGCTCGATATAATTGTTGTAGAAACCGATAACGGTTTTGGTATTCTTCAATCTCGCATACACGAAATCTGGGCTCGCTTCTTTGGATCATCAATGAAGGACGATCTCCGTTACACGCCCTCCGACTGCTTCGAGACGTTTCCGTTCCCAGAAAGTTGGGGGTCGAATCTCATGCTCGAAGCAGCAGGCCAGGAATATTACGGGTTTCGGGCTGCTCTGATGATCCGCAACAATCAGGGCTTGACCGATACCTATAACCGCTTTCACGATCCTAATGAGTTCAATCCCGATATTCTCGAACTGCGGGAGCTGCACGCTGCGATGGACCGGGCCGTGCTCAATGCTTACGGTTGGACGGATATTCCAACAGGTTGTGAGTTTTTGCTCGATTACGAGGACGAGGAATCCGAGGAGGAGAGTAGCAGTCGGCAGAAGAAGAAGCCCTGGCGATATCGGTGGCCCGATGAGGTGCGCGACGAGGTGCTGGCACGGTTGCTGGAGCTGAATCGGCAACGGGCGGAGGAGGAGCAGTTTGCGGGGCTGGCTGCGCAACAGGCACCGGCTAAGCGCAAGGGCGGGCCAAGAGCCAGGAAGCCGGAACAGGAACCACCTGCACTGCCAGGCTTGTAG
- a CDS encoding restriction endonuclease encodes MTDAERLSRAKSLTHRQLMRHWRRLREGKPMGAWGGRGYALEYIFLRGFDLELESTRYEEVRWPYGFTSEQLRLGTLEQIDGAIYTRLGTFLVESKCLSKEVDVEPLAKLRFRLEGRPPLTMGILVSASGFTQVAKLYASFATPLNVLLWTAEDIDATLPQQRMMDGVRRKLRQAVERKEALLDLKADYESNP; translated from the coding sequence ATGACAGATGCCGAGCGGTTGAGCAGAGCAAAATCTTTGACCCATCGCCAGCTCATGAGGCACTGGCGACGCTTGCGCGAGGGCAAACCTATGGGAGCCTGGGGAGGAAGGGGCTACGCCCTCGAATACATATTTTTGCGTGGTTTCGACCTTGAGCTGGAAAGTACACGATACGAGGAAGTTCGATGGCCTTACGGTTTCACCTCCGAACAACTCAGACTCGGCACCCTCGAACAAATTGATGGAGCCATCTATACTCGACTTGGCACTTTCCTGGTCGAATCAAAGTGTCTGAGTAAAGAAGTTGATGTAGAACCGCTGGCTAAACTCCGTTTTCGGCTTGAAGGGAGACCGCCACTCACGATGGGTATTTTGGTCAGTGCATCTGGTTTTACGCAGGTCGCAAAGCTCTACGCCTCCTTTGCGACTCCTCTCAACGTACTGCTGTGGACTGCTGAAGACATCGACGCTACCCTTCCACAGCAGCGTATGATGGATGGTGTGAGACGAAAGCTGCGACAAGCAGTTGAGCGAAAAGAGGCATTGCTGGATCTAAAAGCTGACTACGAGAGCAACCCATGA
- a CDS encoding AAA family ATPase, whose translation MIRRVKITGYKSLRDVEINPLPQITLIFGPNAAGKSNLFDALGLLSRTAGANATLKDAFRAHRGTPLEAFSFDETGLEGLLKKKSAQFTIEVDVSLSDSVISLVEAEIKQMRSGLTEEHSKERRIVEKLLRYRLTVEILTDSGHLRVLDEYLAAVSRTGERKKSRNPFIESVYEKEPGRIRLRMEGQSHPTDYEMGLDYTLVSRPLYVPHYPHITAFREELKRWRFYYLSPEAMRAEAPLKQVEVLDYMGEDLAPYFNSLKATNEKQFNTLVKTFRTILPQIEKLDIERSADGLLRLTVQENGIHYSARVVSEGTLRLLGLLAITNPMTPASVVGYEEPENGVHPRRLALIARLLIGAGQRDTQFIVNSHSPVLPEYFDDINLIMCRRLSGQTVFEPFDSLGNLYRKEDIEKALEDEPLPLSSRLVRGDYGG comes from the coding sequence ATGATCCGGCGAGTAAAGATTACTGGCTATAAATCTCTAAGGGATGTGGAGATCAACCCTTTGCCCCAGATAACGCTGATATTTGGGCCTAACGCAGCGGGTAAGAGCAACCTCTTCGATGCGCTGGGCCTGCTTAGTCGCACAGCTGGAGCCAATGCAACCCTGAAAGATGCGTTTCGAGCCCACAGAGGAACGCCCCTGGAGGCTTTTAGCTTCGATGAGACAGGATTGGAGGGTCTATTAAAAAAGAAAAGTGCCCAGTTTACGATCGAAGTGGATGTGTCCTTGTCTGACTCGGTTATATCGCTTGTCGAGGCAGAAATAAAGCAAATGCGTTCGGGTCTGACTGAAGAGCATAGCAAAGAGCGAAGAATTGTCGAAAAATTGCTGAGGTACAGGCTGACAGTCGAAATCTTGACAGATTCGGGCCATCTTAGAGTTTTAGACGAGTATCTGGCAGCCGTCAGCCGCACAGGCGAACGCAAGAAGAGCAGAAATCCATTTATCGAAAGTGTATACGAAAAAGAACCGGGCCGGATACGACTGCGAATGGAAGGACAGTCGCATCCAACGGATTATGAGATGGGATTGGATTATACTCTAGTCTCTCGACCCCTGTATGTTCCGCATTATCCGCATATTACCGCTTTTAGAGAAGAACTCAAGCGATGGAGGTTCTACTACCTTTCTCCTGAGGCGATGAGAGCAGAAGCTCCTCTGAAGCAGGTTGAAGTTCTTGACTACATGGGCGAGGATCTAGCCCCCTACTTCAATTCGCTCAAAGCAACGAATGAAAAGCAGTTTAATACTTTAGTAAAAACTTTTAGAACCATACTTCCGCAAATAGAAAAGCTCGATATTGAACGTTCAGCGGATGGGCTGCTGAGATTAACGGTGCAAGAAAATGGAATCCATTATTCGGCACGAGTCGTTTCTGAGGGAACACTGAGACTCCTTGGTTTACTTGCGATCACCAATCCGATGACACCGGCGAGCGTTGTCGGTTACGAAGAGCCGGAAAACGGGGTACATCCGCGACGTTTAGCGCTGATCGCCAGACTTCTAATTGGTGCTGGCCAGCGGGACACCCAGTTCATCGTCAATAGCCACTCGCCTGTTCTGCCCGAATATTTTGATGATATAAACTTAATAATGTGCCGTCGCTTGAGCGGCCAAACAGTTTTTGAGCCTTTTGACAGCCTGGGCAATCTTTATAGAAAAGAAGACATCGAAAAAGCATTGGAAGATGAGCCGCTGCCTTTGAGTTCAAGGTTGGTCAGAGGCGATTATGGCGGATAA
- a CDS encoding DUF4276 family protein — translation MADKIRLGYFLEDSGHEEFILGLVEHIAEEAGYHRQQLSNDVRNSTGGKGRVISALQKFLQELRVGDNNPFDFLIVAIDGNCTGFLQKRTEVQELAERSKFTGNIICAIPDPHIEHWYMADPLSFKKATDLDSQPVPPKYKCEKEIYKKALIEAFAKCGVIPPLDGIEYGRNFALEMNLYDACQRCPSLGHFVDEVRTALASVLR, via the coding sequence ATGGCGGATAAGATAAGACTCGGTTATTTTCTGGAAGATAGTGGTCACGAAGAATTTATCCTGGGTCTTGTAGAGCATATAGCCGAAGAAGCAGGATACCACCGTCAGCAGCTCAGCAACGATGTTAGAAACTCTACCGGCGGCAAGGGCCGGGTCATCTCTGCTCTACAAAAGTTTTTGCAGGAGCTTAGAGTTGGAGACAACAATCCGTTCGACTTCCTGATAGTTGCAATAGATGGCAATTGCACTGGCTTTCTACAAAAACGTACAGAGGTCCAAGAGCTGGCTGAGCGCTCAAAATTTACTGGCAACATCATCTGTGCTATCCCCGATCCTCATATAGAGCACTGGTACATGGCAGATCCGCTATCTTTTAAAAAGGCTACAGATCTTGACTCTCAACCTGTTCCACCCAAATACAAGTGCGAAAAAGAGATTTATAAAAAGGCACTTATCGAAGCTTTTGCAAAATGTGGTGTCATTCCACCTTTGGACGGCATAGAGTACGGAAGAAACTTTGCCCTGGAGATGAACCTCTACGACGCATGTCAGAGGTGTCCTTCCCTCGGTCATTTCGTCGATGAGGTTAGAACGGCCCTTGCTTCGGTTCTCAGATAA